In Anabrus simplex isolate iqAnaSimp1 chromosome 12, ASM4041472v1, whole genome shotgun sequence, a genomic segment contains:
- the LOC136884577 gene encoding forkhead box protein P1-like: MRSITLFFLLSAVCAVAMGQAFFNPFLPQQSIGDFLQVPSFMDPLGLFHQQGSKQQQQPQQQQQQQQQQQQQQQPQQQQQQQQPQQQQQQQPASDVESPAPADNSTSTQ, encoded by the exons ATGAGGTCCATCACG ctcTTTTTCCTGCTGTCAGCTGTATGCGCTGTCGCTATGGGACAGGCATTCTTCAACCCATTCCTTCCTCAACAATCTATTGGAGATTTCCTTCAAGTCCCAAGTTTCATGGACCCGCTTGGACTTTTCCACCAGCAAGGTAGCAAACAGCAACAGCAaccacagcagcagcagcagcagcaacaacagcaacaacagcaacaacaaccacagcagcagcaacaacagcaacaaccacagcagcagcagcaacagcagccaGCTAGCGACGTTGAGTCACCAGCACCTGCTGACAACAGCACTTCTACACAGTAG